In one window of Salvelinus sp. IW2-2015 unplaced genomic scaffold, ASM291031v2 Un_scaffold2627, whole genome shotgun sequence DNA:
- the LOC112074422 gene encoding LOW QUALITY PROTEIN: interferon-induced very large GTPase 1-like (The sequence of the model RefSeq protein was modified relative to this genomic sequence to represent the inferred CDS: inserted 1 base in 1 codon; deleted 4 bases in 2 codons), which yields MEKQSQLVSTTSPALFLCSDXFLQQEMVQKMSMCQFAVPLLLPNCDTEQSTLMLVGLEGHAEESLDPLPNGHKSFIGERIVSSDIPMELSLLRLGESNLSKSNMLNKLLSNPDTFVHRDMDCGDVPRKISDGLVEISWYLPCGKRNIDRFTKPVAFANLRGDIRSFKTQFSFLCQTSAAIYMFSDELEADSEVLKDINTDLLLVVNSQRKTFTGDXVTHVIEKKGRNEAAFVKTLQSSVGDVIENCQNKLTIEKMDVIARQSGILVDEDSDECRSARKMADKITSNITDTMKFKDKQLPLQGQIWKELSQLEKERCRLRKQGDQNTEHYKSSLKKKEIELRKKQQSFDMTEAMTNFLIGMSSSEVERSYFIKWMRIYLDNMSRKNLSGLREKYKMLQEKESADEKDIADLERQKKDIADLDRQISDGSLGLEHFLRELGQLYEAACSLPGDSPQRKQMEHLPGLCAQMLLDGFPIELVDGDASNIPLKWISAVLTQLHTLVKSNSKIRVVTVLGVQSTGKSTLLNTMFGVQFAVSSGRCTRGAFMLLIKVNKELKEELKCDFIMVIDTEGLKSPELAQLDHSYEHDNELATLVIGLSDVTIINMSMDNSTEMKDILQIVVHAFIRMKEVGKKPVCHFVHQNVSDVSAHDNNMRDRKKLLEQLNEMTQAAARMEKKENITKFTDVMEYDPHTSSYYIPGLWHGTPPMAPVNAGYSEAVYDFKKSLMKDXRICPKNDDLTHFMKWTESLWESVKFENFIFSFRNSLVADAYSKFXSEYNXWXWAFQKEMYTWMVSAETNISNFGMTVLNHQITIRDVLKDLMTEASKKLAEGEMEIQDNLVKYFKKKDGHVNLVENYREGFVSSAKTLRRETENTVSNVLHGAVEXKEGXAQLEXIKSSQAXTMENMVLLLLQTCKQNKSDLSEQDLIEEFERMWKKTLSEIKFRGLTRRKIAQDAFSILQDHLSTRSGYVRSLLDGNSLVDCGKRPFVVESGDWWQKTKEFVIIWNRDVRKKLQDFCNDIITQCQEFITQKVNSKTDYHDTYIKELLDIIDKTSQQNKKQKVPEECEIKLKLHICGIAARTFQKKHDDLIAVNDPRKCLEQSKIKYLTDFIDLFHNRDQCLKKAEEFTKLLQPAVQDYVTKMIGPDVIDEVKTGKGSEDYSARGAFQFSILKQLLMDGKYDGNYREYINHYEKFVKDWLFDQIVQQLSKDRSLEKLEKKHLSEIVKIITDSISNIRKSHSTVKDINKFIQNMCCALGKKLVFPKDGLDLIMTLNYSENTEQFADYLTDYVVEMEQSLAAEYDKGGDIKERLRSLPFKPQDKMFTSLFGCGEVCPFCGAPCEAGGKEHRKHFTSIHRPQGVSGLREIDTKMLVTDICSSDVISESKFSSSLTEGKPHPYKEYQTYYPDWIITGDSSIKASDYWKYVMTKFNETISKDTDAVPADIPEDWKALTHDDAMKSLKGSFHMKDSSLVVDMQPFKDVRLDNQK from the exons ATGGAGAAGCAAAGTCAACTGGTGTCAACAACCTCACCAG ccctgtttctgtgttcag gTTTCCTGCAGCAGGAGATGGTCCAGAAAATGTCCATGTGTCAGTTTGCTGTTCCTCTCCTGCTGCCCAACTGTGACACAGAACAAAGCACGTTGATGCTGGTGGGCCTTGAGGGACATGCTGAGGAAAGTTTAGACCCTCTTCCCAATGGACACAAGTCCTTCATAGGGGAGAGAATTGTA TCGTCTGATATTCCTATGGAGTTGTCCTTGTTGAGGCTG GGAGAGAGCAACTTGTCTAAGTCTAATATGTTGAACAAACTGCTAAGTAATCCTGACACATTTGTCCATCGTGATATGGACTGTGGTGATGTACCTCGGAAGATTTCAGATGGTCTYGTTGAAATCAGCTGGTACCTCCCATGTGGGAAAAGAAACATAGACAGGTTCACCAAGCCTGTGGCTTTTGCCAATCTSAGAGGAGACATCAGGTCCTTTAAGACACAGTTTTCCTTTCTGTGTCAAACATCAGCAGCAATTTACATGTTTAGTGATGAATTAGAGGCGGATTCTGAGGTTTTGAAAGACATYAACACAGAYTTATTRCTGGTTGTTAACTCTCAGAGAAAAACATTCACAGGAGACAYAGTKACACATGTWATAGAAAAGAAGGGGAGGAATGAAGCAGCATTTGTAAAAACCCTGCAGTCATCTGTTGGTGATGTAATTGAAAATTGCCAAAACAAACTGACAATTGAAAAAATGGATGTTATTGCTCGTCAGAGTGGGATTCTGGTTGATGAAGACAGTGATGAGTGTCGGAGTGCCAGGAAGATGGCAGATAAAATCACCAGCAACATCACAGACACAATGAAATTCAAAGACAAACAGCTACCCTTACAAGGGCAAATCTGGAAAGAGCTTTCCcagttggagaaagagagatgtagacTGAGAAAACAAGGGGATCAAAACACTGAACACTACAAGAGCTCTCTGAAGAAAAAGGAAATAGAACTCAGAAAAAAGCAACAAAGCTTTGATATGACAGAGGCAATGACAAATTTCCTAATTGGCATGTCAAGTTCAGAAGTGGAGCGATCCTATTTCATCAAATGGATGCGGATATATTTGGACAATATGTCACGGAAGAATCTGTCTGGTTTACGAGAAAAGTATAAAATGCTCCAGGAAAAAGAATCTGCAGATGAAAAAGACATTGCAGATTTGGAAAGGCAGAAAAAAGACATTGCAGATTTGGATAGGCAAATATCTGACGGTTCCCTGGGACTTGAACACTTCCTGCGTGAGTTGGGCCAGTTATATGAAGCTGCCTGCTCCCTCCCTGGAGACAGTCCTCAAAGGAAACAGATGGAGCATCTCCCTGGATTGTGTGCTCAGATGCTGTTGGATGGTTTCCCCATTGAGCTTGTGGATGGAGATGCATCAAATATCCCTCTGAAATGGATATCAGCTGTTCTGACTCAGCTTCATACTCTTGTAAAATCCAACAGCAAGATCCGGGTGGTCACAGTTTTAGGGGTCCAAAGCACTGGGAAGTCCACTCTCCTTAACACCATGTTTGGGGTCCAGTTTGCTGTCAGCAGTGGAAGATGCACKAGAGGGGCCTTCATGCTACTGATTAAAGTCAACAAAGAACTCAAGGAGGAACTGAAATGTGACTTCATCATGGTCATTGACACAGAGGGGTTGAAATCACCAGAGCTGGCCCAACTAGATCATAGCTATGAACATGACAATGAACTGGCAACACTGGTGATTGGACTGAGTGATGTCACAATTATCAACATGTCCATGGAYAACTCCACAGAGATGAAAGACATTCTGCAGATTGTTGTTCATGCTTTTATCAGGATGAAGGAAGTGGGGAAGAAGCCAGTGTGTCATTTTGTCCACCAGAATGTGTCAGACGTGTCTGCWCATGACAACAACATGAGGGACAGGAAGAAGTTGTTGGAACAGTTGAATGAAATGACCCAGGCAGCAGCCAGaatggagaagaaggagaataTCACCAAGTTCACTGATGTGATGGAGTATGACCCACACACAAGCAGTTACTACATCCCAGGACTCTGGCATGGGACTCCCCCGATGGCTCCAGTCAATGCTGGCTACAGTGAGGCTGTATATGACTTCAAAAAGAGCTTGATGAAAGATTTMAGAATATGCCCAAAAAATGATGATTTGACACATTTCATGAAGTGGACAGAAAGCTTGTGGGAGTCTGTTAAATTTGAGAACTTCATCTTCAGTTTCAGAAACAGCTTGGTTGCAGATGCGTACTCCAAATTYTGRTCMGAGTACAATGMTTGGGAKTGGGCCTTCCAGAAAGAGATGTATACATGGATGGTGAGTGCTGAAACCAACATTTCTAATTTTGGCATGACAGTTCTTAATCACCAGATCACCATAAGAGATGTGCTAAAAGACTTGATGACAGAAGCATCCAAGAAGCTTGCAGAGGGAGAAATGGAAATCCAAGACAATctagtaaaatactttaaaaagaAAGATGGCCATGTCAATCTGGTGGAAAATTACAGGGAAGGCTTTGTGTCCAGTGCCAAAACACTGAgacgagagacagaaaacacagtgaGTAACGTTCTACATGGAGCTGTTGAAATKAAAGAGGGAAWGGCCCAACTGGARYACATCAAGAGTTCACAGGCAAYTACAATGGAGAACatggtgctgttgttgctgcagaCCTGTAAACAGAACAAATCTGATTTATCAGAACAGGACCTCATAGAAGAGTTTGAAAGAATGTGGAAGAAAACTCTGTCTGAGATCAAATTCAGAGGACTCACAAGAAGAAAGATTGCTCAGGATGCCTTCAGCATTTTACAAGACCATTTATCTACGAGGTCGGGTTATGTCCGAAGTTTGTTGGATGGAAACAGCTTGGTTGATTGTGGGAAGAGGCCATTTGTTGTAGAGTCAGGGGATTGGTGGCAGAAGACTAAGGAATTTGTGATTATCTGGAATAGAGATGTCAGGAAGAAACTGCAAGACTTCTGTAATGACATCATAACACAGTGTCAAGAGTTTATAACCCAGAAGGTGAATAGCAAAACAGATTACCATGACACTTACATCAAAGAGCTTCTTGATATAATTGATAAAACATcgcaacaaaacaagaaacagaaAGTTCCTGAGGAATGTGAGATTAAACTGAAGCTGCACATCTGTGGCATAGCAGCGAGAACATTTCAAAAGAAACATGATGATTTAATTGCAGTCAATGATCCCCGAAAATGTCTGGAACAGTCTAAGATCAAGTACCTTACTGACTTCATAGACTTGTTTCATAACCGAGATCAGTGCCTGAAGAAAGCTGAGGAGTTCACAAAGCTCTTACAGCCAGCTGTACAGGATTATGTGACCAAAATGATTGGTCCTGATGTGATTGATGAAGTGAAGACAGGTAAAGGGTCAGAGGATTACAGCGCCCGAGGGGCTTTCCAGTTCtccattttaaaacagctactgaTGGATGGGAAATATGACGGCAACTACAGAGAATACATAAACCATTATGAAAAGTTTGTGAAGGACTGGCTGTTTGACCAAATTGTTCAACAACTCTCAAAGGACCGCAGTTTGGAGAAGTTGGAGAAGAAACATCTTTCAGAGATAGTCAAGATAATTACTGATTCAATTTCTAACATCAGAAAATCACACAGCACTGTAAAAGATATCAATAAATTCATTCAGAACATGTGTTGTGCCCTTGGAAAGAAGCTTGTCTTCCCCAAGGATGGTCTGGATTTGATCATGACTCTGAACTACTCTGAAAATACAGAACAGTTTGCTGACTACCTAACAGATTATGTGGTAGAAATGGAGCAGTCACTAGCAGCTGAGTATGATAAGGGAGGAGACATCAAAGAGAGACTCAGATCTCTGCCATTCAAGCCTCAGGACAAGATGTTCACCAGTCTGTTTGGCTGTGGGGAGGTATGTCCCTTCTGCGGTGCACCCTGTGAAGCAGGAGGGAAGGAGCATAGAAAACACTTTACTTCCATTCATCGTCCACAAGGTGTCAGTGGTTTGAGGGAAATAGACACAAAGATGTTAGTGACTGATATATGTTCCTCTGATGTGATTAGTGAGAGCAAATTCAGTAGCTCCCTGACAGAAGGCAAACCTCACCCCTACAAGGAATACCAGACATACTACCCTGACTGGATCATAACTGGAGATTCCAGTATCAAGGCTTCAGACTACTGGAAGTATGTGATGACCAAATTCAATGAGACAATCTCTAAAGACACAGATGCAGTCCCTGCTGATATCCCAGAGGACTGGAAGGCATTAACACATGATGATGCAATGAAGAGCTTGAAAGGGTCTTTCCACATGAAAGATTCGTCTCTAGTTGTTGACATGCAACCATTTAAAGATGTCCGACTagacaaccagaaataa